The Rhodoflexus caldus genome has a window encoding:
- a CDS encoding glycosyltransferase family 2 protein, giving the protein MALCSVVIRCHNEEKHIGKLLDCIMQQSIRDVEIVVVDSGSTDRTVAIAQQYPIRLVHIQPGEFTFGRALNRGIVAASGQYILIASAHVYPTANDWVEKMLAPFAADSRVALTFGRQIGNHLTKYSEHQIFRKWFPPEPHWYLQDHPFCNNANACIRRDVWEQLPYDEQLTGLEDLDWAKKALQKGYLLAYVPEAPIVHIHEETPQRILNRYRREAIAYKRIFPEAHFSLRDFLYLFPTNVISDWYHAWQEGVFWSNWKEIVIFRLMQFWGTYQGYRQRGEVSEMLKRRFYYPNKLKNQFSREI; this is encoded by the coding sequence ATGGCTCTTTGCTCGGTTGTTATTCGCTGCCACAACGAAGAAAAACACATCGGTAAATTATTAGACTGCATCATGCAACAAAGCATACGCGATGTGGAGATAGTGGTGGTAGATTCAGGCTCAACCGACCGCACCGTTGCCATTGCTCAACAATACCCCATTCGTTTGGTGCATATCCAGCCCGGAGAGTTCACTTTTGGGCGGGCGCTGAACAGGGGCATTGTGGCAGCTTCGGGGCAGTACATCCTGATAGCCAGTGCGCATGTGTATCCTACGGCCAACGATTGGGTCGAGAAAATGCTGGCACCCTTTGCCGCCGACTCACGCGTGGCACTCACTTTCGGCAGGCAAATTGGCAACCATCTTACCAAGTATTCCGAGCATCAGATTTTTCGCAAATGGTTTCCACCGGAGCCTCATTGGTATCTGCAAGACCATCCGTTTTGCAACAATGCCAATGCCTGTATCCGTCGCGATGTGTGGGAGCAACTGCCTTACGACGAGCAACTTACCGGCTTGGAAGACTTAGACTGGGCAAAAAAAGCCTTGCAAAAAGGCTACTTGCTGGCATATGTGCCCGAAGCGCCCATCGTACATATCCACGAAGAAACACCACAACGAATTTTAAACCGCTATCGGAGGGAAGCTATTGCCTACAAGCGCATTTTTCCGGAGGCGCATTTCTCGCTGCGCGATTTTTTGTACTTGTTTCCTACCAATGTCATCAGCGATTGGTACCATGCTTGGCAGGAAGGCGTTTTTTGGAGTAACTGGAAAGAAATCGTCATATTCCGCCTGATGCAGTTTTGGGGCACTTACCAAGGCTACCGACAACGCGGAGAAGTGAGCGAGATGCTCAAACGCCGATTCTATTACCCCAACAAGTTGAAAAATCAGTTTTCGCGCGAAATTTAA